Proteins found in one Cobetia sp. L2A1 genomic segment:
- the gatA gene encoding Asp-tRNA(Asn)/Glu-tRNA(Gln) amidotransferase subunit GatA yields the protein MSSSIALHDKTLSELAQGLEAGEYTSRELTEVFLARIERLDGELNSFITVCREEALRDADAADARRAAGKAAPLTGVPMAIKDIFCTEGVRTSCGSKMLDNFISPYDATVIEKLRAEGVVMLGKTNLDEFAMGSSNENSYYGPVKNPWDLTAVPGGSSGGSAAAVAAGLAPAALGTDTGGSIRQPAAFCGITGLKPTYGRVSRYGMIAYASSLDQGGPMARSAEDCARLMNVIAGADPRDSTSVVRGVPDYVEGLKYSLKGLKIGLPKEYFGEGLTPEVEASVRAAIKVFEDAGASVQEISLPHTHLAIPTYYVIAPAEASSNLSRYDGVRFGHRCADPKDLEDLYKRTREEGFGDEVKRRILIGTHTLSEGFFDAYYIKAQKVRRLIRQDFLDAFDQVDVLMGPAAPTPAFDLGAHKDPLSMYLQDLYTIAINLAGIPGISVPAGLAGKRPVGLQILGPHFGEQTLLGVAHQFQQLTDWHRQRPEFGQEHA from the coding sequence ATGTCATCGTCCATAGCACTCCATGACAAGACGCTTAGCGAGCTGGCGCAAGGCCTTGAGGCCGGCGAATACACCAGCCGCGAGCTGACGGAAGTCTTCCTGGCGCGCATCGAGCGCCTCGACGGCGAGCTCAATAGCTTTATCACCGTGTGCCGAGAAGAGGCTCTGCGTGACGCAGATGCTGCTGATGCCCGCCGCGCGGCTGGCAAGGCGGCACCGCTGACCGGCGTGCCGATGGCCATCAAGGACATCTTCTGCACCGAAGGCGTTCGCACCAGCTGCGGCTCGAAGATGCTCGACAACTTCATCTCGCCCTACGACGCCACGGTGATCGAAAAGCTGCGCGCGGAAGGTGTGGTGATGCTGGGCAAGACCAACCTTGATGAGTTCGCGATGGGCTCATCAAACGAGAACAGCTACTACGGGCCGGTCAAGAACCCGTGGGATCTGACCGCTGTTCCCGGTGGCAGCTCCGGTGGCAGTGCTGCTGCCGTGGCAGCAGGCTTGGCTCCGGCCGCGCTGGGTACCGACACTGGCGGTTCCATCCGTCAGCCGGCTGCCTTCTGCGGCATCACGGGCCTCAAGCCTACCTACGGCCGTGTCTCACGCTATGGCATGATTGCCTATGCCTCGAGCCTGGATCAGGGCGGCCCGATGGCCCGCAGTGCTGAAGACTGTGCACGCCTGATGAACGTGATCGCCGGGGCGGACCCGCGTGACTCCACCAGCGTCGTGCGTGGCGTGCCGGATTATGTCGAGGGACTGAAGTACAGCCTCAAGGGCCTGAAGATTGGCCTGCCGAAGGAATATTTCGGTGAAGGTCTGACGCCGGAAGTCGAAGCTTCCGTTCGCGCCGCGATCAAGGTTTTCGAGGATGCTGGTGCCAGCGTGCAGGAAATCTCACTGCCGCATACCCATCTGGCCATCCCGACCTATTACGTCATCGCACCGGCCGAGGCGTCTTCCAATCTGTCGCGTTACGACGGCGTGCGCTTCGGCCATCGCTGTGCTGACCCGAAAGACCTGGAAGATCTCTACAAGCGCACTCGCGAGGAAGGTTTCGGTGACGAGGTGAAGCGTCGCATTCTGATCGGCACTCACACCCTGTCCGAAGGCTTCTTCGATGCCTACTACATCAAGGCACAGAAGGTGCGTCGTCTGATTCGCCAGGACTTCCTCGATGCCTTCGACCAAGTCGATGTGCTGATGGGCCCGGCAGCGCCAACACCGGCGTTTGATCTCGGCGCACACAAGGACCCGCTGTCCATGTACCTGCAGGACCTCTATACCATCGCCATCAATCTGGCGGGTATTCCGGGCATCAGCGTGCCCGCCGGACTGGCAGGCAAGCGTCCGGTAGGTCTGCAGATTCTCGGCCCGCACTTCGGCGAGCAAACACTGCTGGGTGTCGCGCACCAGTTCCAGCAACTCACCGACTGGCACCGCCAGCGCCCGGAATTCGGACAGGAGCACGCCTGA